A portion of the Chloroflexota bacterium genome contains these proteins:
- the tkt gene encoding transketolase yields MTTQPPPQLDQLCINTIRFLAVDAIQKANSGHPGLPMGGAPMAYTLWTRFLKHSPSNPQWFNRDRFVLSGGHGSMLLYSLLHLTGYGVSLDDLKQFRQWESITPGHPERGLAPGVETTTGPLGQGFSNAVGMAIAEKFLAARYNKPGHDIVNHLTYAMLGDGDMMEGITAEAASLAGHLKLGKLICLYDNNYISLAGAAALSFSEDRAKRFEAYGWQTISVDDGNDTAAIERAIRAAQAETTMPTLILVRTIIGFGAPHKQNTFEIHGAPLGPDEVKATKANLGWNPDESFVVPGEALEHFREAIDAGKKSENEWNAKFAAYAKEFPELASELQRALKGELPAGWDANIPIFPADAKGLATRAAGGQVLNAIAKNIPTLIGGSADLNPSTNTAMKGLGDFLPPGLANGDTQGAVGGGIGYTGRNLHFGVREHAMGAIANGLAAHGGILPFTATFLTFSDYMRGAMRLAAIMGTHVIFVFTHDSVGVGEDGPTHQPVEHFAALRAIPHLTVIRPGDANEVAVAWRVAIETNAPVAILLTRQNLATLDRTQYASADGVRRGGYILADAASGHPEIILMATGSEVPLIVGAQKKLAEQGIAARIVSMPSWELFDAQPKEYRDAVLPPSIRARLAVEAGITQGWHKYVGLDGDVIGLDRFGASAPFAVIFEKLGFTVDNVVARANKLLGR; encoded by the coding sequence ATGACCACCCAACCACCCCCCCAGCTCGACCAACTCTGCATTAACACGATTCGCTTTCTCGCGGTGGACGCGATTCAAAAAGCGAACAGTGGACACCCTGGCTTGCCGATGGGCGGCGCGCCAATGGCGTACACACTCTGGACGCGTTTTCTCAAACACAGTCCCAGCAATCCGCAATGGTTCAACCGCGACCGGTTCGTCCTGTCCGGCGGACACGGCTCGATGTTGCTCTATTCGCTCTTGCACCTCACCGGCTATGGCGTCTCGCTCGACGACCTGAAACAATTTCGCCAGTGGGAAAGCATCACGCCAGGTCATCCCGAACGCGGACTTGCACCCGGCGTCGAAACGACGACGGGACCTCTCGGACAGGGGTTTAGCAACGCGGTCGGCATGGCAATCGCGGAAAAATTTCTCGCGGCGCGGTACAACAAACCGGGACACGACATCGTCAATCACTTGACGTACGCGATGCTCGGCGACGGCGATATGATGGAAGGCATCACCGCCGAAGCCGCGTCGCTCGCCGGTCATCTCAAGCTCGGCAAGTTGATTTGTCTGTACGACAACAACTACATCTCGCTCGCCGGCGCGGCGGCGCTCTCGTTCAGCGAAGACCGCGCGAAACGCTTTGAGGCGTACGGCTGGCAAACGATCAGCGTAGACGATGGCAACGATACCGCCGCGATTGAGCGCGCGATTCGCGCCGCGCAAGCCGAAACGACCATGCCGACCTTGATTCTCGTCCGCACGATCATCGGCTTTGGCGCGCCGCACAAACAAAACACGTTCGAGATTCACGGCGCGCCGCTCGGTCCCGATGAAGTCAAGGCGACGAAAGCAAACCTGGGATGGAATCCGGACGAATCGTTCGTCGTGCCCGGCGAGGCGCTCGAACATTTCCGCGAAGCAATTGACGCCGGAAAAAAATCGGAAAACGAATGGAACGCAAAATTCGCCGCGTACGCGAAAGAATTTCCGGAACTTGCGTCCGAGTTGCAACGCGCGCTCAAAGGTGAACTGCCGGCGGGTTGGGACGCGAACATTCCGATTTTTCCGGCGGACGCGAAAGGTCTCGCGACGCGCGCGGCAGGCGGTCAAGTGCTGAACGCGATTGCGAAAAATATCCCAACACTTATCGGCGGCTCGGCGGACTTGAATCCCTCTACGAATACCGCGATGAAAGGTCTCGGCGATTTTCTCCCACCCGGACTCGCGAACGGCGACACACAAGGCGCGGTCGGCGGCGGCATCGGTTACACAGGACGCAATTTGCACTTTGGCGTGCGCGAGCACGCGATGGGCGCGATTGCGAACGGACTGGCGGCGCATGGCGGCATCTTGCCCTTCACCGCGACGTTCCTCACGTTCAGCGATTACATGCGCGGCGCGATGCGCCTCGCCGCGATTATGGGGACACACGTCATTTTCGTTTTCACGCACGACAGCGTCGGCGTGGGCGAGGATGGACCGACGCACCAACCGGTCGAACACTTTGCCGCGTTGCGCGCGATTCCGCACCTCACTGTGATTCGCCCCGGCGATGCGAACGAAGTCGCGGTCGCGTGGCGCGTCGCCATCGAAACAAACGCGCCGGTCGCGATTCTGCTCACGCGCCAAAACCTCGCGACATTGGATCGCACGCAGTACGCATCGGCGGATGGCGTGCGACGCGGTGGGTACATACTCGCCGATGCCGCAAGCGGGCATCCTGAAATCATTTTGATGGCGACCGGTTCCGAAGTGCCGTTGATCGTTGGCGCGCAAAAGAAACTCGCCGAGCAGGGCATCGCCGCGCGTATCGTCTCGATGCCATCCTGGGAATTGTTCGACGCGCAACCGAAAGAATATCGCGATGCGGTTTTGCCGCCGAGCATTCGCGCGCGTCTCGCCGTCGAAGCGGGCATCACGCAGGGCTGGCACAAGTACGTCGGACTCGACGGCGATGTGATCGGCTTGGATCGCTTTGGCGCGTCCGCCCCGTTCGCCGTGATTTTCGAAAAGCTGGGATTCACGGTGGATAACGTTGTCGCTCGCGCGAACAAGTTGTTGGGACGTTAG
- a CDS encoding RpiB/LacA/LacB family sugar-phosphate isomerase, which produces MKIAVGADHGGFTLKQTVIDELTKLGHTIVDCGARAYDAADDYPDFARAVGAAIQRGQAERGIVLCGSGVGAAIAASKMRGVRAGLCHDTYSARQGVEHDHMNVLALGARIIGDELARELVRAFASAQFSLDPRFQRRLDKVIALEKENS; this is translated from the coding sequence ATGAAAATAGCAGTTGGCGCTGATCACGGCGGCTTTACGCTCAAGCAAACGGTGATTGACGAACTGACCAAACTTGGGCATACTATTGTGGATTGCGGCGCGCGCGCGTACGATGCCGCCGACGATTATCCGGATTTCGCGCGCGCGGTCGGCGCGGCGATTCAACGCGGGCAAGCCGAACGCGGTATCGTGTTGTGCGGCAGCGGCGTTGGCGCGGCGATTGCCGCGAGCAAAATGCGCGGCGTGCGCGCGGGGTTGTGTCACGACACGTACTCGGCGCGGCAAGGCGTCGAGCACGACCACATGAACGTGCTCGCGCTCGGCGCGCGCATCATCGGCGACGAACTCGCGCGCGAATTGGTGCGCGCGTTCGCGTCCGCGCAATTTTCGCTCGATCCGCGCTTTCAACGGCGGCTCGACAAGGTTATTGCACTCGAAAAGGAAAATTCTTGA
- a CDS encoding bifunctional transaldolase/phosoglucose isomerase: MSTNPLLDLKQLGQSIWLDSIRRSHITSGGLKKLIDDDGVAGETSNPNIFEKAIAGSHDYDDDVRDLIAAGKRALEIYETLAIKDVQTACDVFRPVYDATQGGDGFVSLEVSPKLAYDTAGTIAEAKRFFKAVNRPNVMIKIPGTPAGVPAVEECLYSGLNVNVTLLFAVEAYEQVAWAYVRALERRAAEGKPIDRIASVASFFVSRIDTLGDKLLADKMKATTDPALQAKLEALGGKAAIANAKLAYQLFKKIFGDARFIALKSKGARVQRPLWASTSTKNPNYPDVLYVETLIGPDTINTLPLETIDAYRDHGKPRVTIEDAIPGALRVLQDLSSVGIRMQAITDQVLDEGVVKFDQAFDQLLGSIEAKITAAANARHSANLGKFAREVDEALRVAQNSKIVPRIWQKDPAVWKAKPAEQHEIVDRLGWLTVATEMRKNIADLRAFSDEVKRAGYKSVVLCGMGGSSLCVETLRDTLGVARGFPKMFVLDTTDPATIRALERKLDVKRTLFIIASKSGGTVETSSHYKYFAKQVSAQSFVAITDAGTSLDQLAQAQGFRHVFRNPADIGGRYSALSFFGLVPAALMGIDLDRLLTRAEEMARACASDANPGLWLGVVWGALAKHKRDKITVITSRGLETFGAWAEQLIAESTGKEGKGLTPVDGEPLAPSSQYGDDRVFVYLRLAGAKNAALDRKVTALEEAGQPVVRLHMRDVYDVGAEFFRWEFATAVAGAQIGINAFDQPNVQESKDNTKRVLATKKPKAEKPVWKNKQFEVFATEKMSKVKTLRDVFRAFMAHAQPNDYFALMAYVERSPKNHRALQAIRVGARRAGKLATTLGFGPRFLHSTGQLHKGGANTVLGLQIVADDAADAKIPGEAYSFGALKRAQALGDWQALQSHKRRALRVRVKRGGSLAQLAKEFVNALKERK; this comes from the coding sequence ATGTCAACGAATCCACTTCTCGACCTGAAACAACTTGGACAATCCATCTGGCTCGACAGCATCCGCCGCTCGCACATCACGTCGGGCGGACTCAAGAAATTGATTGACGACGACGGCGTCGCCGGCGAAACGTCCAACCCGAACATTTTCGAAAAAGCGATTGCCGGCAGTCACGATTACGATGACGATGTGCGTGACCTGATCGCGGCGGGCAAGCGCGCACTCGAAATTTACGAAACGCTCGCGATCAAAGATGTTCAAACCGCGTGCGATGTGTTTCGCCCGGTGTACGATGCGACCCAGGGCGGCGACGGATTTGTGAGTCTCGAAGTCTCGCCGAAACTCGCGTACGACACCGCCGGCACGATTGCCGAGGCGAAACGTTTTTTCAAAGCGGTCAATCGTCCGAACGTGATGATCAAAATTCCGGGGACGCCCGCGGGCGTCCCCGCGGTTGAAGAATGTCTTTATAGTGGGTTGAATGTCAACGTCACGTTGTTGTTCGCGGTCGAAGCGTACGAGCAGGTCGCGTGGGCGTACGTGCGCGCGCTCGAACGCCGCGCGGCGGAGGGAAAACCGATTGATCGCATCGCGTCGGTCGCGAGTTTCTTCGTCAGCCGCATTGACACGCTCGGCGATAAATTGCTCGCGGACAAAATGAAAGCGACGACGGATCCCGCGCTCCAGGCGAAACTCGAAGCGTTGGGCGGCAAAGCCGCGATTGCGAATGCGAAGCTCGCGTACCAACTGTTCAAGAAAATTTTTGGCGACGCGCGTTTTATCGCGCTCAAGTCGAAAGGGGCGCGCGTGCAGCGACCACTCTGGGCGAGCACGAGCACCAAGAATCCAAATTATCCCGACGTGCTGTACGTCGAAACGTTGATCGGTCCCGATACGATCAACACCTTGCCGTTGGAAACGATTGACGCGTACCGCGATCACGGCAAGCCGCGCGTCACGATTGAAGACGCTATCCCCGGCGCGTTGCGCGTGTTGCAAGACCTGAGTTCGGTCGGCATCCGCATGCAAGCGATCACCGATCAGGTGCTCGACGAAGGCGTGGTCAAGTTCGACCAAGCGTTCGATCAATTGCTGGGTAGCATCGAAGCCAAGATTACCGCGGCGGCGAACGCGCGCCACAGCGCGAACCTCGGCAAGTTTGCGCGCGAGGTGGACGAGGCGCTCCGCGTCGCGCAGAACTCCAAGATCGTGCCGCGCATTTGGCAAAAAGACCCGGCGGTGTGGAAAGCGAAACCCGCGGAGCAACATGAAATCGTGGACCGTCTCGGCTGGCTGACGGTTGCAACGGAGATGCGAAAAAATATCGCCGACCTGCGCGCGTTTTCGGACGAAGTGAAACGCGCCGGGTACAAATCGGTCGTGCTGTGCGGGATGGGCGGCAGTTCGCTCTGCGTCGAAACGTTGCGCGACACGCTCGGCGTCGCGCGCGGTTTTCCGAAAATGTTCGTGCTCGATACGACCGATCCCGCGACGATTCGCGCGCTCGAACGCAAACTCGATGTCAAGCGAACGCTGTTCATCATCGCGAGCAAATCGGGCGGCACGGTCGAAACGTCGTCGCACTATAAATACTTTGCGAAACAAGTGTCCGCGCAAAGTTTTGTCGCGATCACGGACGCGGGCACCTCGCTCGATCAACTCGCGCAAGCGCAAGGTTTTCGCCACGTGTTCCGCAATCCCGCGGACATCGGCGGACGCTACTCGGCGCTCTCGTTCTTTGGTCTCGTGCCCGCCGCGTTGATGGGGATTGACTTGGATCGTCTGCTGACACGCGCGGAAGAAATGGCGCGCGCGTGCGCGAGCGACGCGAATCCTGGGTTGTGGCTGGGTGTGGTGTGGGGCGCGCTTGCGAAACACAAACGCGACAAGATCACCGTCATCACCTCGCGTGGTCTCGAAACGTTCGGCGCGTGGGCGGAGCAACTCATCGCAGAATCTACCGGCAAGGAAGGCAAGGGGCTGACGCCGGTGGACGGCGAGCCGCTCGCGCCGTCGTCGCAGTACGGCGATGATCGCGTGTTCGTTTATTTGCGATTGGCTGGCGCGAAGAACGCCGCGCTCGACCGCAAAGTGACCGCACTCGAAGAAGCCGGGCAACCGGTCGTGCGTTTGCACATGCGCGATGTGTACGATGTGGGCGCGGAATTTTTCCGCTGGGAATTTGCGACCGCCGTCGCCGGCGCGCAGATCGGCATCAACGCGTTCGATCAACCGAACGTGCAAGAATCGAAAGACAACACCAAGCGCGTGCTGGCGACCAAGAAACCCAAAGCCGAAAAACCGGTTTGGAAGAACAAGCAGTTCGAAGTGTTTGCGACCGAAAAAATGTCCAAGGTCAAAACGCTGCGCGACGTGTTTCGCGCGTTCATGGCGCACGCGCAGCCGAACGATTATTTCGCGCTAATGGCGTACGTCGAGCGGTCGCCGAAAAATCATCGTGCGTTGCAAGCGATACGGGTCGGGGCGCGCCGCGCGGGCAAACTCGCGACGACGTTGGGTTTCGGTCCGCGCTTTTTGCACTCGACAGGACAGTTACATAAGGGCGGCGCGAACACCGTCCTGGGTCTGCAAATCGTCGCCGACGACGCGGCGGACGCGAAAATTCCCGGCGAGGCGTACTCGTTCGGCGCGCTCAAACGCGCGCAGGCGCTCGGCGATTGGCAAGCGCTGCAAAGTCACAAACGCCGCGCGTTGCGGGTGCGCGTGAAACGCGGCGGGTCGCTCGCGCAACTGGCGAAGGAATTTGTAAATGCGTTGAAGGAGCGGAAATAA
- a CDS encoding NIPSNAP family protein, with amino-acid sequence MIYELRIYHATPGKLPALIKRFETTTLKFWEKHGIRQVGFWTSMISESNQDLYYMLEWTDLGERHKKWDAFMSDPDWNKAKAETIKDGELYTHISNVILAPTAFSKLK; translated from the coding sequence ATGATTTACGAATTGCGAATTTATCACGCCACGCCGGGCAAGCTGCCCGCGCTTATCAAACGATTCGAGACGACGACGCTCAAGTTCTGGGAGAAACACGGCATTCGCCAAGTCGGTTTTTGGACCTCCATGATCAGCGAGAGCAATCAGGATTTATACTACATGCTCGAATGGACCGACCTGGGTGAGCGTCACAAAAAGTGGGACGCGTTTATGAGTGATCCGGACTGGAACAAGGCAAAAGCCGAAACGATTAAAGACGGCGAACTTTACACACACATCTCGAATGTCATTCTCGCGCCGACCGCGTTCTCGAAATTAAAATAA